The following DNA comes from Chloroflexota bacterium.
CGACGCCCCGCGCCTGGCCCCGATTTTCGTAATTTTCGCGCCGTTTCGCGCCGTTTCGTGTCCTTCGCGATCCAAATGCTCCGTTAGCGCGGGGTGGGTGCGGTTCTATTTTGTGTTGGTGAGCAAGTCGCGACGCACTTTCAAAAGTGCGTCGCATCTTTACCCATGCCGCGACCGACAGCGTTCGGAACGATTCGCGGGGTGGGTGTGCGGCAAATCCGTCGTTCTCCGCGTGCTCGGCGTCCTCGGCGGTAGAACCGCCTTGGGCACACATGGCGGGTTGACCCCGCGACGCCCCAGGGTATAATACAGTCATGGACAGGGGTGTGTACCTACTCGTGCTTCACCTGCCCGTCGCCCGCTCGCTGGACGTGGGCGCGCTGGGCCGAATTGCATTCCCGGCCGGCTGGTACGTGTACGTCGGCTCAGCGCAGGGGCCGGGCGGTCTGGACGCCCGCCTGCGCCGCCACCTCGCGCCGTCCAAGCGGCTGCACTGGCACGTGGACTACCTGCGCGCCGCGGCGGATTGGGCGGGGGCGTGGGGCGCGCCGCTGCCCCGCGAGTGGGAATGCGAGTGGGCGCGGCGGCTCGTGCTGTGGCCTGGCGCGGAGATTCCCGCCCTCGGGTTCGGCGCGTCCGACTGCCGCTGCGCGAGCCATCTGGTGCACTTCCAGGCCAGGCCCGATGGCGAGATGCTGCGGTCGCTGACGGGCGGCGCGGCGACGCGCTGGGAGGGAGCCTAGCCCATGCGCGTGGTCATTTCCGCGTCGCGCCGCACCGATTTGCCCTGCTGCTATCCCAAGTGGCTTGCCGACGCGATTCGGGCGGGCGAGGTGGATGTGCCTTTGCCCTACGGGCGCGGCTCGCGGCATGTGTCGCTGCGGCCGGAAGATGTCCACACCATCGTCCTGTGGTCCAAGGATTTCGGCCCGCTTCTGGCCAATCGCGGCGACCTGCGCGACGCCCTGGCGCGCTATGACCAGTGCTATGCGCTGTTCACCATCACCGGGCTAGGCGGCTCGGCGCTGGAGCCTTCGGTTCCGCCATGGCGCGAGACCGTGGAGCAACTGGATGCGCTCGTGGCCTTCGTGGGCGATGCGCGGCGGGTGGCCGTGCGGTTTGACCCCATCGTGCACTGGGCCGAGGCGGGCGCGGTGCGGAGCAACCTGCCCTTCGCCGAGCCGATTTTCCGCGCCGTGGCCGAGCGCGGCATCACGCGGGTGGTCTCGTCATTTGCGCAGATGTACGAGAAGGTGCGGCGGCGCGACTGGCCGTGGCACGACCCGCCGCGCGAGGAGAAGGTGGACATCGGGCGGCGTCTGCTGGCCCTGGCGCGGGCCTGTGGCCTGTCGCTTCGGGCGTGCTGCGACCCGTTCCTGCTGGAGGCCGGCGCGGAGCAGTCCCACTGCATAGACGCGGCGCTGCTGACTGCGTTGCACCCGCGGGGCCTGGCCGCCGACCCGCGCCCCGACAAGGGCCAGCGCGCCGGATGCGGCTGCACTGTCAGCGTGGACATCGGCTCGTACCGGCAGCGCTGCCCCAACGGGTGCCTGTACTGCTATGCCAATCCGCGTTCACCGAGGAGGACGCGGAGACCGGAAGAGGATGAACGGCCGAGCCGCTAGGCCGTGGGTGCGGGGAGCAGCGGGAAGGCGTGGGGCTTGGTGTTCGGCCTTCCCTCTGCGGTCTCCGTGGTCTCGGCGGTGAGGGTATTCCGCTGGTGGTGGAGCGTATGAAGATATCGGTCATCATCCCAACCTACAACGGCGCGGCCACGCTGGAGCAGTGCCTGGAAGCCGTGTTCCGCTCGGACTACGGCGACTACGAGGTCATCGTCGTGGACGACTGCTCCACCGACGCCACGCCCCAGATCGCGGCCCGATTCCCCTGCCGCGTCATCTGCCACGAGCGCAACCGTGGCGCTGCCGCCGCCAAGAACACGGGCGCAGCGGCCGCGCTCGGCGATGTGGTCTTCTTCATAGACTCCGATGTGCTCATCCGCCCCGATACCCTGTCGCTTGTGGCCGAAGACCTGCAAGACCCGACGGTGGACGCGGTGGTGGGCTTGCTGGACAAAGCCCTGCCGTACCCCGAGTTCCCGTCGCAGTTCAAGAACCTGTGGATGCACTACACTTATGCCCGCCTGCCCGAATACGTGGGGGTGTTCTACACCAGCGCGGCTGCGGCCCGAAAGGCGGTGTTTCAGGCGCTGGGCGGGTTTGATCCGCACTACACCGGCCCGTCGGTTACCGAGGACATTGAACTGGGGATGCGCCTGTTGACCGAGGGCTACCGCGTGCGGCTGGACAAGCGGCTTCAGGTGATGCACCTGAAGCGGTACACGTTGGGGA
Coding sequences within:
- a CDS encoding DUF1848 family protein produces the protein MRVVISASRRTDLPCCYPKWLADAIRAGEVDVPLPYGRGSRHVSLRPEDVHTIVLWSKDFGPLLANRGDLRDALARYDQCYALFTITGLGGSALEPSVPPWRETVEQLDALVAFVGDARRVAVRFDPIVHWAEAGAVRSNLPFAEPIFRAVAERGITRVVSSFAQMYEKVRRRDWPWHDPPREEKVDIGRRLLALARACGLSLRACCDPFLLEAGAEQSHCIDAALLTALHPRGLAADPRPDKGQRAGCGCTVSVDIGSYRQRCPNGCLYCYANPRSPRRTRRPEEDERPSR
- a CDS encoding GIY-YIG nuclease family protein — protein: MDRGVYLLVLHLPVARSLDVGALGRIAFPAGWYVYVGSAQGPGGLDARLRRHLAPSKRLHWHVDYLRAAADWAGAWGAPLPREWECEWARRLVLWPGAEIPALGFGASDCRCASHLVHFQARPDGEMLRSLTGGAATRWEGA
- a CDS encoding glycosyltransferase family 2 protein, whose amino-acid sequence is MKISVIIPTYNGAATLEQCLEAVFRSDYGDYEVIVVDDCSTDATPQIAARFPCRVICHERNRGAAAAKNTGAAAALGDVVFFIDSDVLIRPDTLSLVAEDLQDPTVDAVVGLLDKALPYPEFPSQFKNLWMHYTYARLPEYVGVFYTSAAAARKAVFQALGGFDPHYTGPSVTEDIELGMRLLTEGYRVRLDKRLQVMHLKRYTLGSLILTDIARSAGLTKTLIRNKLGRTGRKYYASVPWFFQLSVPVSAVMLAALALTPVWPAQAGGAAALSLAAIWVLNAPFLAFLGRTRGMRFLLQSALFLPLNLWVSGVGALKGIVDFARGVRY